In Actinoplanes octamycinicus, the genomic window GGCGAAGAACCCGTAGACGGTCTGGAACGGCGGAAAGTCCGAGGGCAAGGCTCGCCACTTGCAACCGTTGTCGACCAGGTAGCGGATCGCGTCCACGATCTCCCGGCGCGGGTGCGCTTCCGGATGCCCACCGGCCGGGGTGGTGCTGGCGGGCGGCGGTAGCAGCGGTTCGAGGAGATCCCACTCGGCGTCGGTGGTGTCCGACGGGTAACGCCGGCGGCGGGGCAGGGCCGTGATCGTGGCGTTCATTCGCCACGAGCCAGCAGTTGGAGAGCGGTCCGGGCGCCGGTGAGCTGGCCCAGCACCAGGTGGGCCCACTCGTCGTCGGGATGCTGCTGGGCGTACGGGGTGATCACGGTGTCCAGCAGCCAGGACAACCGGGACAGTTCCTCACCCACGCACTGGCGTTCGTAGCTGCCCAGCTTCCCGCGGTCGATGGTGGTCATGCGCCGCGTACGAGCAGACCCAGGGCGGATTTGACGCCGGTGAGCTGGCCCAGCACGAGTTGGACCCACTCGTCGTCGGGCAGCTTCTGCGCGTGCGGGATGACCGTGCTGCTCAGCAGCCGGGAGATCCGGGTCAGCTCGGTGCGCACGCAGGCTCGTTCGTAGGCGATCCAGTCGGCGGGGTCGGTGGACAGCTGGTAGCCGTCGCGGCGGGTCCAGGTCAGCGGGGTCAGGTTCTGCGCGGCCAGGACCTCCCGCAGGAACCGCAGCCCGGACTGGACCTGATACGCGCTGAGTTCGGTCGCGGTCACCAACTGCCGGGTGGTCAGTCCGGCCGGACGAGCCTCCATCAACGCGACCCGGACCAGGTCGCCGGTGACGTCTCGCGGGCACCCGTCCCATGGCCGGGCTACTCGCCGGCCAGGAGGCGGGCCAGGCCCTCCTCCGGGGTGATCTGGCCGGTGGCCACCGCACCCTCGATCCAATCCGCGGCCGCCCGCACCCTCGCGAGGTTGCGCTGCACCGTCGCCTTCTCGTCCTCGGTGTAGTTCTGCCCGCGCAGGCCCGGAACGATACGGCCGGCGGACGCGACGAACTGCGCGCACGCACCCACCAGGTCGAGGAACTCACCGGTGTGCTCGATGTGCTGAAGCGCCGGCGTCCGCTGCCGAATCAGCTCGGTACCCTGCCGGGCCTGGTCGGCCTGAGCACGGTTGACCAGGTGCCGGGCCGTAGTGTCGGTCATCGCCCGCGCCGCGACCTCCGGCCGGCGCAGCAGATCCGTGGCGATCTGCGAGGCGACCTCATCGTCACGGACCAGCTCGTGCACCGCACCGACCTTTTCTTGTACCGTCGTCTCGCCCGCCGCCTTGAACGCGACCTTGGGCCGGCGCAGCAGATCAGTGGCGACCCGGGTGGCAACCTCGTCATCGTCGACCAGCGCGTGCACCGCGAGGACCTTCTCCTGAACCGTCTCCGGCCGGGTCACCTGCCAGCCCACCCGCCGCTTCGCCTCGTCCTCGGACCATCGGCGCTCACCGGTCCGGGCCAGCACCGGCGGCTCACCGATCAACGCGAACCGCTGATCGGCATCGGCGATCGAGGCCAACAGACGGTGGATGTGGAACGGCACGTCGTCGCGGCGCTGGTCGACCGGCCATCGCGACGCCACCCACCGCCAGTTCTTCATCGTGTCCGGCGCCACCCCGATGTCCTCGGCAAACATCCGCAACGCCTCGGTCACGCCAAGTCCGGGCATCTGGAGCGGCTGCGAGCCGCCATGCCGGCCCATCGGCTCGATCTCCAGCGCGTTGTCACCCAACTTGAACTGGATGCGGCCGTGCTCACGCACCAGGTCCCGCGACTGCGCGACCAGCTCGTCATACCGCTGCTGGGTTACCTGCCCGATAGTCGCCACCATCGTTCCACCACCCGGGGCGCCCGCAGCGCGGCGAGGAGGTCCGCCGTCAGCAACTACGGTCGATACCGGTCAGGCTGAACCGCAGGTCAGCAAGGTCGCAGTCCCCCGCCAGCGGTCACCCATTCACCTGACCCGGTGTGAGCGACCGCGCCCGCCAGGCCCTCGTGCGACACCGCGGGGTACAGAACACCGCCGACAACGGCCGATCCAAACTAGCCACCCACTCGACTCCACACTGCGGGCACCTCACCCGCTGGTCCTCCCGGGCTGCGACGATCCGGGCCCGGCTCCGCCGGACCGCCCGCCAATGCCGCGCCCGGCACGCCGGCGAGCAGAACACCATCAAACCCCGGGCCAGCGCCGGCAACCGACCACCACAGACCGGACAACGCCGCGGCGGCTTCGCTACCGAACGCTCAGCCGCGGCGGTCGGCTGCGGGACCAGCGACAGCCAGCCCCGAGCACCGCGCTTCACACCGCTCATACCACCAGCGTAAAACCGGCCCTAACCCGATCTTGAAGTAGCGAGACAGGCACTGAGAACCCGCCACCCGGCCGACCCGGGTCGCGTCGTGCGCCGTCCGAACGGCACCGTCCGAGGGGGTCGGAAGGCCCTGAACCACCGGACGCGACGCTGCCTACGCTGGCGTCGCGCAGGCGATCATCAGCGGTTTCCTGCCGGCTCGACCGGAGGTTCCCATGGTCGTCCCGCTGCTTCGCCGGCGACTGATCGCCGAGTTTCTCGGCACGATGCTGCTGCTGGTGACCGTGGTCGGGGTGAGCGGCATGGCCGCCCGCCTGTCCCCCGACGACGCCGGGCTCAGGCTGCTGGAGAACTCCAGCACGGTCGCGCTCGGCCTGGCCGCGATCATCTTCGCGCTGGCGCCGATCTCCGGGGCACATTTCAACCCGGTGGTGTCCGCCGCCGACTGGTTTCTCGGCCGCCGGCACGGCACCGGCCTCACCAGGATCGAGCTGATCGGGTACGTCGGCGCGCAGGTCACCGGGGCCGCCGCCGGGGCCGTCCTCGGGAACCTGATGGTCGACCGACCGGCCGTGACGCTGGCGGACACCGCCCGTGACGGCGGGCATCTACTGCTCAGCGAGGTGGTCGCCACCGCCGGCCTGCTGGTGCTGATCGCCGCGCTGGTGCGCAGCAGCCGCGGCAGCCACGGTCCGGTTGCCGTCGGCGCCTACATCGGGGCAGCCTGTTGGTTCACCTCGTCGACCTGCTTCACCAACCCGGCGGTCACCCTGGGGCGGATGCTGACCAGCACCGAAGCAGGTATCGCGCCCCGCTCGGCCGCCGCCTTCGCCGGGGCCCAGCTCGTCGGCTCGGCGGTGGCCTGCCTGCTCGTGCCGGCGCTGTACCCGGACACCGTCGCGACCGCAGCGCCGGTCCCGGTGTCACCGGCAGGATCCGGCGGTGACCGCCCGCCCGCGGTCGTACCGGAACGATCTGGCCCGGCCCCGGTCCGGGGCGATGCCGCCTGGCCGAAACCGGGCGTCACCGCGGAGGCGGATCATGCCGGATGCTGTTCAGCGTGCAGCGCGAGCGTCGATGAGCGCCTGGGCCGGCCGCCTCTCGTCCTCGGTGGATGACCAGCCCCGGCCACCAAGCAGGCTGCCCCGGTCAGCCGGCCAGCACCCGCCCGCGAAGGGACTGTGGTTGTCGGCCCGCCTCAACGTGCTCTCCGCCATCGCGTACGAATAGCCACTCCCCCACCCCGCAGGGGGCGGTGCGACTCGCAACCGATCTGCTACCTCAGCGGACTGCGATCCGCACCGGCACGGACCGACAACTGGAGGCAGCCCGGAAAAGTCTTACGGATCAAGGATGAGAGTCACCCACGATGCCCAGCAATTCTTCGATCTCTCTCGCCGTAGCCGCCGGCCCGACGCACCGCGGCCATCCGGCATCGTGGTGGGCCCAATTCCCTGAGGCCTCCGAGCGTTTGGACCTGGCGTCGATGACCGAGGCCCTGGCCGACGTGATCATTCCACGGATCGGCTCACCGCTGCTGCGCCGGGAGGCGCAGATCGCCACCGAGATCATGGTCCGGTACTTGAACAAGCCGGCCAGCCCGGAGCTGGCCGAGCGGGCCGGCCAAGCCGTCGACCGGCTGCTCGCCACCGTGCACCGGCTCAACGAGCGATCCACCACGGATGAACCAGCCGCTGCCGAGGCCGAGGCGCTGTGCCTCGTGCTGACCGGCAGATGGGCCGAGGCGGCAGCCGGGGTCGAGCCGTACGTCGGCACCACCGCGCTGCTCAAGGCCTTCGTCGCCGCGCTTCTGCTGGACCGCCTGGACGGCCCGCTCACGATGCGCCTGCTCGAGGCCGGCCAGTCACCGGCCATGGCGGTCCGGTCCGGCCGGGCCATCGGTAAGTACGGCTGGTGGCCGTCCTGGCTGCTGAAGGTGGTCACCAGCCGGGCGCTGGCCGGCACCCTGGACGAGGAGACGATCTCCGCGTTGGACCGGTGCGCCTACGCCGAGCTCAGCCCGGCACAGGCTCGTGTCGCCCAGCGGCTGCTCAACGGCGACCAGGCGCTCATCGCCGCCTCGGCCCAGCGCCTGGAGACCTACGGCGAAGCCGGCGCCGCCACCCGACTCCGCGAGGGAGACCTCTCCGCGGTTGCTCTCGCCGCCCGGCTCATCCCGCTGTAGAGCGGCGGCCCCACCGCGGCACCGTCCCGCTACCCGTTGACGAGCAGAGCTCCCAGAGGCATGACGGGAACCACCCGCTCCGCCTTGCCCGCCATGCGGGGATCGATGGTGACCAGAGCGTCGGCCTGCAGCCGGGTCACCGCCAAGTACTCGGCGTCGCGCAGAGTGTCCCAGTCGTTCTCCCGCGCGATCCGCCACGCTGTTGCGCGCGACACGCGGTCGCGGAGGAGTCGCATCTTCAGCTCGTTTTGCGTGGATGTGATGGTGTACTGGCCGGCCGGTACACCGGCCGGCCGGTACACCGGATCTCACCGGGAACGCAACAGCCGTACCCCGTAGTCACCGATCTCCTGCTCCACAGCGATGACACCGTGCCGGTCGATCCCGATGACCTTGGTCGCGATATCCGCCGGCGGCTTCGGGTACACAGTGAGGCGCCCATGGCTGAGCACGAACGGAACACCCATGGTGCTGGTGGGCAACCAGGTCCGGCCCGCGATGTCACCGCGGTTGTTGATCGCGACGGGCAGGCCCGAGGTCCCGATGTGTAGCCGGCTCATCCGCCCGTGCTGCCAGCGCACGCCCGAGGACGAGTTGCCGAAGTCGGCGACGCCGACCGCGGCACCCTTGTCGTTGAGCGCGTACACCCGGCCACCGGTCGCCTTGGTGTGGGCCAGCAGATCGGTCATCCGGCCCCGCTGCCACAGGTACGGGTGTTCACCGTGACGCTTGGTGGTGCTGTCGCCGACGACCTGCCCCCGCTCGTTGAGGTCCCGCGCATAACTGTTCGCGCCGCCCAGCGTGCCGAGCTTGATCATCTTGCCGTTCTGCCACAACACCGCACGGGTGACCGACGACCCCGGCCGCCGGATCATGCCGAGGACCTGGCCACGGTTGTTGAAGTCCACCACCTGGCTGTAAATGCCGCGAGGCACCGGCAGGGTGCTCAGACGGCCGCTCTTCCACACCATCGCGTGGTAGCTCTCGTCCTTGTCCATCCTGGTGAACGCCACCTGGTCGCGGTTGTTCAGGAAGCACCGTCCCGCCTTCGCGCCCGCGGGCAGCCGCTTGTAGGTCATCTTGCCGTGCCGCAACAGGAACACCTTCTCCCTGTTGCCGGCCTGGACGCTTCCAGCCATGTGGCGCTGCTCGTTGATCCCGCTGATGCCACCGTTGACGATCCGGATGGCGGTCGGGTTGATCCGGCCGCGCCACCACACCGTCGACCAGGTGTCACCGGCGGCATCCCGGCTGCTGCCGATGATGTCGCCGCGCGCGCTGATCATCGAGCCGTAGGACATCGGGCCGCCCAGCGTGCCCAGAACGACCATCGACCTGGTCCGCACCGGTGGCGGCGCGGCGGTCGTGGCCGCGGCCCCCGCCGCAGCCGGAGACATCAGACCCGCCGCCACCACACCGGTGGACGCCACGAGCACACTCAGCCTTCGGAAACGCATCTCCTCCTCCTCGCCCGGACAGGCACTGCCCCGCCGTCGGCGGCGGGCAGCGAGCAACGGACGAGCCGGCGCGGCGAAGGCCGGCGGCCAGAGCGAGGCGCGGCGTCTCATCGCCGGGCGCTCGGTTCGTATGCCTCCATCGTGGACACGCGACCGGCAGCGCGGTCAGAGGCGGACGGCCCCTCCGCGGGGACCATCCGCCGAACCGTGAGAAGGTGACGGATCCGGGCGCGTCAGGCCGTGGTCCGGGCGGCTCGCCGCGGGCCGGGAGTTCAGCGTCCCGTCGCCGCCTGGACGCCACCGGCGGGCTCGATGCGCGCCTCCGGACCGGGGAAGATCACGCTGGTGTGTCCGTCCTCGAGCCAGCGCACGTGGTAAGGCGGACGTCCGTCCGGGTGCCCGACGGCGGTGATCACCCCGACCCGGCGGACCTCGCCTTCCCGATTGCCTTCGATGACGATCCGGTCACCGGTACGAGCGTTCACGGCCGATCTCCCATCTGGAGACGCGTCGCCTCGGTCTTCGACGGCGCTTGCCTACCGGTCCAGCGTGGGCCGCGACGCTCTGGCACGCCAAGGGTCTAAGGTCCCTACGCCCGCGGCCCGCCCCGCCGGCGGATTCAGGCGGTGGCGCCGGGATCGCCTCGCTCCGGCACCGACAGCGGATGGTCCCGGTCGTCGCGGGCGGCCAGCCGCTCCAGCGCGCACCGATACTGATCGGCGCTGATCTCGCCGCGCAGCAGCTGAACGGTCAATGCGCCCTCGAACGTTGCCGGCGCCGCCCGCGCACCATGGGCATCGACGCCGGCGGTCCGCTTGTTGTCGTGCTTCGTCCCGGCCTGGAACGCGGGCCAGGTGGCGAGGCCGACAAGCATCAGGAGGAAGAGCAGGAACAGCAGCACGGCGAGCACGACGACCACCTCCATCACCCTCACCTTGACCCCGCACCACCGAGATCAGCAGGGACGAAAGTCCCGGCAACAACGTGCGGCCCAGCCCCGGGCTGGCCACCCGGCTCCTGGGCACCGACCTCGTACCGATCGACGATGGCGTACACCGACTGAACGGAGCCGGCCGGGCAGGTCGGGTCGAGGCGGACCGGTGAATCCCTGCAACCCCGACGCCGCCGGTCCGCTGACCCAGCGACAGCGACCCCGTCAGCAGCGGTGTTGATTCCGTGTCCCGTCTGTCCGGCGGGCCCGCGGACCGAACGACGACGCTGTTGCAGCCGTCAGGATCTGCTCGCGCAAGGGCCGTCCGGCCCTGGGCCGAAATATCGAACTTCGCCCATGGTCGAGGGTGGCCCGAGGTTCGCGAAGGAGAAGGCAATGAAGCACTACACCACCAACGCGACGGATCCGGCGGTGTGCGACGCCGAGCTGGCGATCCGGCTGCCGATTCGCCTGTTCGGCCTCCGCGCCGAAGTAGGCGTGCACGGCCTGCGAACCTTCCCGCTGCGGATGCTGCCCATCGTCGCGGCGGCGCTGCATCGCCTGGGCGTACCGCCACGAGGGCCGGCCATGTCGCTGTTGCGCCCGCTCGACGATGGCAGGTTCGAGGTGACCGCGGCCTATCCGACCAGGGTGCCGCGCCTCGTCGGCAAGCCCTTCGTCAGCCCTCGGCTGCCCGGCGGCCCGGCGGCGCAGGTCCTTCACCTCGGCTCCTGGAACAGCCTGCTGGGCAGCTACGACCGGCTCAGCGAGTGGCTCGCCGCACACCGGATCAGAGCTGTGCCGGTCATGTGGGAGGAGTACCTGGTCGGGCCCGATCAGGTGGACGACCCCGCAGCGTGGCGGACCCGGATCGCGGTACCCGTGCCGGCCGAGGTCGCCGCGGCGGAGCGCAGAACCCCGCGGGTCCGGGGCGGGCTCGCGGCGGCCACCCACCAGACAGGGTGACCAGGCACCTCAGCGTCACGCCGTACCGTGCGGAAATCTTTTCTTGGCCCGGGACCAGGGCCGTCCGGCCTGCCGGATCCGGCCGGGTGACCCTGACCACCGGCGCCCGCCGCGATGACGGTGAGAGGCGTAGCCCGCCGGTCCGGCGGTGAGGTCGGAAGGACAGCGCAGCCATGAGCCATCAAAAGATCATCGTTGGGTACGACGGGTCCGCTCCGGCCCGGACGGCGGCCGCCTGGGCGCTGGACCATGCCGCTCGCACCGCCTCGCCGGTCGAGTTCCTGTACGCCTTCGAGGAGCCGCTCTGGATGCCGGCGGCGAGCATGGTTCCCGCGCCCGCGGTGCGCCCACCGGCCGACCTCGAACAGAGCATCGCCGCCATGTTGGACCAAGTCGTGTCGGCTGCGCGGCGGACACATCCCGGCGTGGACAGCCGAGCTACGACGGTACGCGCATACGCCGGGCTGACCCTGATCGATCGGTCCGCCGACGCCGGGTTGATCGTGATCGGCTGCCGCGGGCACAGCGCGGTGGCGGAACTGCTCGGCTCGGTCAGCGCCGCGGTCAGCGCGCACGCTCGTTGCCCGGTCGTGGTGGTGCGCGGCGACGCCGCCTCCGGCGCGCCGGTCGTCGCCGGCATCGACGGCTCCGAGACCTCAGCGGAGGTGCTGACCTTCGCCGCCGAGCAGGCCGCCGCCCGCGCGGTGCCGCTGCGGGTGATCGGCGCGTTCGCGCCGGTGACCGCGATCGGGGAGACCGGCCCGGCCATCGCGCGCTCGGTGAACGCCGAGGAACGCAAGCCGTTCGACGATCTGGTCGGCGAACTGCGCTCGGCACAACCGGGGATCGACATCACGGCCGACGCCGTGATCCGGCATCCGGCCGCCGCTTTGACCGAGGCCAGCGCGACGGCGCAACTGCTTGTGGTGGGTAGTCGCGGGCGCGGGGTGGTGCGAGGTCTGTTGCTCGGTTCGGTGAGCCAGCACCTGCTGCGCCACTCGGCCTGCACCGTGGCCGTGATCCACTGACCGGTCTGCCGGACGCCCGAAGCCGTCCTCGAGAATCGCCAGAGAGAAGCCACATGATGTCCCACTCTCCGCGGCCGCTGATGGCGGGCCGGTCGGCCGTACCGGAGCCCACCGCCGTGACCTTCGGGGTGGAGGAGGAGTTTCTCCTGCTCGACCCGCACAGCGGCCGGCCGGTGCCGGCCGGCCCCGCGCTGCTGCACAGGCTGCGCGAGCAACCCGGTCCACGGGCGGAGCTGATGCGCTATCAAGTGGAGACCACCACCGCCGTCTGTCGCGGCGCCGACGAGCTGCGACGGGAGATCTCCCGGTTGCGGACGCTGGCCGCGGCCGGCGCTCGATCGCTGGGCTGTGCGCTGGTCGCCAGCGGGATGGCACCTTACGGCGCGCCCGGACTGTCCGCGCTCAGCGATTCACCGCGCTACCGGGGCCTGGCGCTGCGGTATCCGGCGCTGACCGCGCAGTTCGGCTGTTGCAGCTGCCATGTCCACGTCGGGGTCGCGACTCGGGACCTCGGCGTCCAGGTGCTCGCCCGGCTGCGGCCCTGGCTGGCCACTCTGCTGGCGATCAGCGCCAACTCCCCCATCGCCGATGGTCACGACACCGGCTGGGCGAGCCACCGGTACTCGGTGGTGGCCCAGTGGCCGACCGGCCGCCCGCCCGGGGAGTGGCAGGACGCCGCCGAATACGATCGCGTGATTCAGCAGCTGCTGCGCCGTGGTGCGGCGATGGACGAGCGCAGCGTCTATCTGCTCGCCCGCCTGTCGCCGCGCTACCCGACCGTCGAGGTGCGCGTCGCCGACTCCTGCGCCGACGCCGACACGACCGTGCTGATCGCCATCCTGGTCCGGGCCCTGGTCGCGGCCGCGGTCACCGAGATCCGGGCGGGGCTGGCCCTGACCCCGGTGCCGTCTCCCCGGCTGGTCGCCGGATTGCTCGCCGCAGCCCGGAACGGGCTCACCGGCGCGGGCGTGGATCCGATGTCCGGCCGTACGGTGCCGGCCTGGGATCTCGTCGCCGGGCTCGTCGACCACGTGCGGGGCACGCTCGCCGATCTCGGTGACGCGGAGACCGTCACCGGTCTGCTCGAGCAGCTGCGCCGGCGCGGCACCGGCGCACATCGGCAGCGCATCCTCTGGACGGGTACCACATCGGCCGCCGAGGTGGTCGCCGGGCTGGCGGCGGTGACCGCCGCCCCACCCACGACGCCCGCTCGCCGGCCGGCCTCCGGCCACCGATCGCATGCCGGGAGCGGATCCCTGCGGTCCTGAGATCGCGAGACGGTTGGCCCTGGCGGGCAGGCGTCGCGGAACCGGATGGTGAGGTGTGACCCTCGGACGCCATTTGTCGTCCTCCGCGCTGGCGGACGTGGTGCGGCTGCGCCCCTTCCGGCGGCTGTGGCTGGTGTTCGGGCTGTCGTCGCTGGGCGATTGGCTCGGACTGCTCGCGACGTCGTCGTTCGCATCGGCTTTGATGGGTTCGCCGGCAGCACAGGGTGCGACGTTCGGCGCGATCATCGCGGTGCAGCTGCTGCCCTGGCTGGTGCTCGGCCCGTTCGCCGGGGTGCTGGCCGACCGGTTCGATCGCCGGCACACGATGGTGCTCGTCGACCTGGCCCGGTTCCTGCTGTTCGCCTCTATCCCGGCCGCCGCGCAACTGGTCGATCAGCACGAGATCGTGGTGGCGTGGGCCGCGATCGCGTCGTTCGGCGCGCAGGCCGGAGCG contains:
- a CDS encoding DUF6192 family protein, with translation MVATIGQVTQQRYDELVAQSRDLVREHGRIQFKLGDNALEIEPMGRHGGSQPLQMPGLGVTEALRMFAEDIGVAPDTMKNWRWVASRWPVDQRRDDVPFHIHRLLASIADADQRFALIGEPPVLARTGERRWSEDEAKRRVGWQVTRPETVQEKVLAVHALVDDDEVATRVATDLLRRPKVAFKAAGETTVQEKVGAVHELVRDDEVASQIATDLLRRPEVAARAMTDTTARHLVNRAQADQARQGTELIRQRTPALQHIEHTGEFLDLVGACAQFVASAGRIVPGLRGQNYTEDEKATVQRNLARVRAAADWIEGAVATGQITPEEGLARLLAGE
- a CDS encoding aquaporin is translated as MVVPLLRRRLIAEFLGTMLLLVTVVGVSGMAARLSPDDAGLRLLENSSTVALGLAAIIFALAPISGAHFNPVVSAADWFLGRRHGTGLTRIELIGYVGAQVTGAAAGAVLGNLMVDRPAVTLADTARDGGHLLLSEVVATAGLLVLIAALVRSSRGSHGPVAVGAYIGAACWFTSSTCFTNPAVTLGRMLTSTEAGIAPRSAAAFAGAQLVGSAVACLLVPALYPDTVATAAPVPVSPAGSGGDRPPAVVPERSGPAPVRGDAAWPKPGVTAEADHAGCCSACSASVDERLGRPPLVLGG
- a CDS encoding DUF1918 domain-containing protein, which translates into the protein MNARTGDRIVIEGNREGEVRRVGVITAVGHPDGRPPYHVRWLEDGHTSVIFPGPEARIEPAGGVQAATGR
- a CDS encoding GyrI-like domain-containing protein encodes the protein MKHYTTNATDPAVCDAELAIRLPIRLFGLRAEVGVHGLRTFPLRMLPIVAAALHRLGVPPRGPAMSLLRPLDDGRFEVTAAYPTRVPRLVGKPFVSPRLPGGPAAQVLHLGSWNSLLGSYDRLSEWLAAHRIRAVPVMWEEYLVGPDQVDDPAAWRTRIAVPVPAEVAAAERRTPRVRGGLAAATHQTG
- a CDS encoding universal stress protein, which encodes MSHQKIIVGYDGSAPARTAAAWALDHAARTASPVEFLYAFEEPLWMPAASMVPAPAVRPPADLEQSIAAMLDQVVSAARRTHPGVDSRATTVRAYAGLTLIDRSADAGLIVIGCRGHSAVAELLGSVSAAVSAHARCPVVVVRGDAASGAPVVAGIDGSETSAEVLTFAAEQAAARAVPLRVIGAFAPVTAIGETGPAIARSVNAEERKPFDDLVGELRSAQPGIDITADAVIRHPAAALTEASATAQLLVVGSRGRGVVRGLLLGSVSQHLLRHSACTVAVIH
- a CDS encoding carboxylate-amine ligase; this encodes MMSHSPRPLMAGRSAVPEPTAVTFGVEEEFLLLDPHSGRPVPAGPALLHRLREQPGPRAELMRYQVETTTAVCRGADELRREISRLRTLAAAGARSLGCALVASGMAPYGAPGLSALSDSPRYRGLALRYPALTAQFGCCSCHVHVGVATRDLGVQVLARLRPWLATLLAISANSPIADGHDTGWASHRYSVVAQWPTGRPPGEWQDAAEYDRVIQQLLRRGAAMDERSVYLLARLSPRYPTVEVRVADSCADADTTVLIAILVRALVAAAVTEIRAGLALTPVPSPRLVAGLLAAARNGLTGAGVDPMSGRTVPAWDLVAGLVDHVRGTLADLGDAETVTGLLEQLRRRGTGAHRQRILWTGTTSAAEVVAGLAAVTAAPPTTPARRPASGHRSHAGSGSLRS